A region of uncultured Draconibacterium sp. DNA encodes the following proteins:
- a CDS encoding sodium:solute symporter, which translates to MSPYLVLGIVLGYFLVLIFISWLTARKADTQAFFTANRKSPWYLVAFGMVGATLSGVTFISVPGEVGNSAFSYLQFVLGNLVGYWLVAGILLPLYYRLNLVSIYSFLDERFGPRSYKTGSFFFLISKLIGAAFRLFLVAGVLQIAFFDAFNIPFSLTVIVTIALIWVYTFKGGIKTIVWTDTLQTLFLVSAVIFTIVAISRSLDLNLSGLVKTIAEDNNSQLFFWDWRSGNNFFKQFVSGMFITIVMVGMDQDMMQKNLTCKNKWEAQKNMLVFSLSFLFTVVLFLSLGVMLYIFAREHGISIPENTDDLYPMLALKYFGLPVGIAFLLGITAAAYSSADSALTALTTSFTVDFLKIHKYPEEKKRRMKMLSHLMFSVLLIVVILVFDAINNQSIVVAVFTVAGYTYGPILGLFLFGMYSSRKVKDKWVPYIGIFAPVLCYFISSYSEVLFNGYQFGFELLILNGVITMLGLLFISEKSAVKH; encoded by the coding sequence ATGAGTCCATATCTTGTTCTGGGAATTGTACTTGGTTATTTTTTAGTACTGATTTTTATTTCGTGGTTAACCGCGCGAAAAGCCGATACACAGGCCTTTTTTACTGCTAACCGAAAATCGCCATGGTATTTGGTGGCCTTTGGTATGGTTGGTGCCACGCTCTCGGGAGTTACTTTTATTTCCGTTCCGGGAGAAGTTGGTAATTCGGCCTTTTCGTACCTGCAGTTTGTTCTCGGAAACCTTGTGGGGTACTGGCTTGTAGCGGGTATTTTGCTGCCTTTGTATTATCGTCTTAACCTGGTTTCAATCTATTCGTTTCTTGATGAACGTTTTGGACCGCGATCATACAAAACCGGCTCCTTTTTCTTTTTGATCTCGAAGCTGATCGGGGCGGCATTCCGGTTGTTTTTGGTTGCCGGGGTGTTGCAAATCGCCTTTTTCGATGCTTTTAACATTCCGTTTTCGCTAACTGTAATTGTTACCATTGCACTGATTTGGGTATATACTTTTAAGGGAGGAATTAAAACCATTGTTTGGACCGATACGTTGCAAACCCTCTTTTTGGTGAGTGCAGTAATTTTTACCATTGTAGCCATTTCGCGAAGTCTTGATTTGAATTTGTCAGGCTTGGTGAAAACCATTGCTGAAGATAATAACTCGCAACTGTTCTTTTGGGACTGGCGCTCGGGTAATAACTTCTTCAAACAGTTTGTTTCCGGAATGTTTATTACCATTGTGATGGTTGGTATGGACCAGGATATGATGCAAAAAAACCTGACGTGCAAAAATAAGTGGGAGGCCCAGAAAAATATGCTGGTGTTTAGTTTGTCGTTTCTGTTTACTGTGGTACTTTTTCTGAGCCTGGGAGTAATGTTGTACATTTTTGCCCGCGAGCATGGAATTAGCATACCTGAAAATACCGACGACCTTTACCCGATGTTGGCTTTAAAATATTTTGGATTGCCAGTGGGAATTGCCTTTTTATTGGGTATTACGGCCGCAGCCTATTCAAGCGCCGATTCGGCATTAACCGCATTAACAACGTCATTTACTGTCGATTTTCTGAAAATTCATAAATACCCCGAAGAGAAAAAACGCCGTATGAAAATGTTATCACATTTAATGTTTTCAGTGCTGTTAATTGTGGTAATTCTTGTTTTCGATGCCATTAATAATCAGAGTATTGTGGTGGCCGTGTTTACTGTTGCCGGTTATACTTACGGTCCTATTCTGGGGTTATTCCTGTTTGGCATGTATTCATCGCGAAAAGTGAAAGATAAGTGGGTGCCGTACATCGGAATTTTTGCACCGGTTTTGTGCTATTTTATTTCAAGTTACTCCGAGGTGCTTTTTAATGGCTATCAGTTTGGATTCGAATTGCTTATCCTAAACGGGGTCATAACCATGCTCGGTTTGTTATTCATTTCTGAAAAAAGTGCTGTTAAGCACTAA
- a CDS encoding DUF1343 domain-containing protein — protein MALQDNEIIVGAERTSQYLNVLKGKNVGLVVNNTSIAKGEHLVDFLLNQHVDVKKIFAPEHGFRGDVSAGGEVEDGLDKSTGLPVFSLYGKNKKPTAEHFDGLDVVIFDIQDVGCRFYTYISTMHYVIEACAEFDIPLIVFDRPNPNGDYVAGPVREEGFESFVSLDPIPIVHGCTVGELANMINEEGWHAANKKCDITVIPVKNYDHKMAYSLPVRPSPNLPNDLSVRLYPSLCFFEATSVSVGRGTDFPFQVLGGLNENLGTFEFTPRSIPGVAINPLNKDKMCYGVDLRTVEETPKFTLKYFLDFYNKYENEADFLTRERWLNLLAGTDSMIKQIREGKSEAEIIESWQPGLEDFKQLRKKYLLYPDFE, from the coding sequence ATGGCACTACAAGATAATGAAATTATTGTAGGAGCGGAGCGTACTTCGCAATATTTAAATGTGCTGAAAGGCAAAAATGTGGGGTTGGTGGTAAACAACACTTCAATTGCTAAAGGCGAGCATCTGGTTGACTTTTTATTGAATCAACATGTTGATGTAAAAAAGATATTTGCGCCTGAACATGGTTTTAGAGGCGATGTTTCGGCGGGAGGAGAAGTAGAAGACGGGCTGGATAAAAGCACGGGGTTGCCGGTTTTTTCGCTATACGGAAAAAACAAAAAGCCAACTGCAGAACATTTTGATGGGCTGGATGTGGTTATTTTTGATATTCAGGATGTAGGTTGCCGGTTTTACACCTACATTTCAACCATGCATTACGTTATTGAGGCGTGTGCTGAATTTGATATTCCGCTGATTGTTTTCGATCGTCCAAATCCGAATGGCGATTATGTTGCCGGCCCGGTTCGGGAAGAAGGTTTTGAATCTTTTGTAAGTCTCGACCCTATTCCTATTGTGCATGGATGTACGGTTGGCGAGCTCGCAAATATGATCAATGAAGAAGGCTGGCACGCTGCCAACAAAAAATGCGATATTACGGTTATACCCGTAAAAAATTACGATCATAAAATGGCTTATTCGTTGCCGGTGCGACCGTCGCCAAATTTACCCAACGATCTTTCAGTGCGTTTATATCCGTCGTTGTGCTTTTTTGAAGCTACCAGCGTAAGTGTTGGACGTGGAACCGATTTTCCGTTCCAGGTTTTGGGTGGTTTAAACGAAAATCTTGGTACTTTCGAATTTACTCCGCGCAGTATTCCCGGAGTGGCGATAAACCCACTGAATAAAGACAAAATGTGCTACGGTGTAGATCTGCGAACAGTGGAAGAAACACCAAAATTTACGTTGAAATACTTCCTCGACTTTTATAATAAATACGAGAATGAAGCTGATTTCCTTACGCGAGAACGTTGGCTGAATTTGCTTGCCGGAACCGACTCGATGATCAAACAAATCAGAGAAGGAAAAAGCGAAGCTGAAATTATTGAAAGCTGGCAGCCCGGTTTGGAAGATTTCAAACAACTGAGAAAAAAATATTTATTATACCCCGATTTCGAATAA